The Imtechella halotolerans DNA window CGCTAATTGTCCAGCAGAGGCAGTTGGCCCCCTGAAAACAATCGGACAATCAAATTGACCTCCAGACATTTGACGAATTTTGGCTGCGTTGTTTATTATCTGATCGATACCCACCAAAGAGAAGTTAAAAGTCATAAACTCAATAATTGGGCGGTTTCCATTCATTGCAGACCCCACGCCAATCCCAGCAAAACCAAGTTCTGAAATAGGTGTGTCAATAACACGCTTGGAACCAAACTCATCAAGCATTCCCTTTGATGCTTTATACGCTCCATTATACTCAGCTACCTCTTCACCCATTAGGTAAATAGACTCGTCTCTACGCATCTCTTCACTCATGGCCTCACAAACGGCTTCTCTAAACTGTATTGTTCTCATTTCTTAATACTGTAAATTATCGGGGAGGAATCCCCAGTTTTTTAACCGAACAAAAGTAGTAATAAATAGCCGCTTAATTTGAAAGATTTTGTGAAATTTTTACTATGCGCGCATAGTAAATCTGAAAATTTATAAGTATATTCGTATCCTATTATTTTGAATAAATCATTCCAAACAAGACTGCCTAGACTGTTTCTAAAAATAATTAGTCTTTTTAGTCGGATTTAACACCTAAAATTATTTAAACAATGAAAATACTGGTTTGCATAAGTCATGTACCTGACACTACGTCTAAAATTAACTTCAGCAATGACGACACTCAGTTTGACACAAACGGTGTTCAATTTGTAATCAACCCAAATGATGAATTTGGACTTACAAGAGCAATGTGGTTTAAAGAAAAACAAGGCGCCAATGTTACTGTTGTCAATGTTGGGGGGCCTGACACTGAGCCAACACTGAGAAAAGCATTAGCCATAGGTGCTGATGAAGCCATACGTGTAAACGCAACTCCTACAGATGGCTTCTATGTAGCCAAACAGCTTGCAGAGATAGTACAAAATGGAAATTACGATTTAATTATTGCGGGAAGAGAATCTATTGATTACAATGGTGGCATGGTTCCAGGAATGCTGGCTACTCTAATAAATGCGAATTTCGTAAATATGTGTATTGGTCTGGCAGTAGAGGGCAATTCAGCCACTGTCATTCGAGAAATTGATGGAGGAAAAGAAACTCTGCAAACATCACTCCCTCTTGTTATTGGAGGACAAAAAGGCTTAGTTGAAGAAAGCGACTTGCGTATACCTAATATGCGCGGTATTATGATGGCTCGTCAAAAACAACTTACAGTAGTAGAGCCTAATAATACCCTTTCAGAGACGTCCTCAGTAAAATTTGAAAAACCAGCCCCTAAAGGTGCAGTTAAGTTAGTTTCCCCGGATAATTTGGACGAACTAATCAATTTATTACACAACGAAGCCAAAGTAATATAAACCTAGCCCATTTTAACAAATACAACTCAGAAATCATGGTACTCGTATATACAGAAACTGATAACGGAAAATTTAAAAAAGCCTCTTTAGAAGTAGCCTCTTATGCAAAGGCATTGGCTGAACAACTAGGAACAAAGGCGACCGCAATGACCATTAATGCCGAAAACCCTGCAGAATTAGGTAATTATGGTATTGACTCAATTTTAGCAGTATCCAATGAGCAGATAACTCAATTCAATGCCAAAGCATACGCCGAAATTATCAAACAAGCCGCTAAACAAACTGATGCACATATCATTGTAGTTAGCTCAAGTGCAAATGCCAAATATTTAGCTCCACTACTCGCAGTTAATTTGGAGGCTGGTTATGCTTCTAATGTAATAGCATTGCCTACTTCCACTAATCCCTTTGTAGTTAAACGTACAGCTTTCTCAAATAAAGCATTTAATTACACAGAGATAAACACTCCAGTCAAAGTCATAGGCTTATCTGGAAATTCCTTTGGTCTTAAAGAATTAAAAACAGAGGCGACTATCACTTCTTTCTCAGTAGAAATATCGGAAGCAGACCTTAGCATTAAAGTTACCAATATAGACAAAGTTTCTGGAAAACTTACCATAGCCGATGCTGACATAGTAGTTTCTGGCGGAAGAGGCCTTAAAGGTCCTGAAAACTGGGGGATGATAGAGGAACTTGCAGAAGTACTTGGAGCCGCTACGGCCTGTTCAAAACCGGTATCAGATTTAGGATGGCGCCCCCATAGTGAGCACGTTGGACAAACTGGCAAACCTGTTGCCACTAACTTATATATTGCTATCGGAATTTCTGGAGCTATTCAACACCTAGCTGGTGTTAACGCTTCAAAAGTAAAAGTCGTGATCAATTCAGACCCTGAAGCACCCTTCTTTAAAGCTGCTGATTACGGGGTTGTAGGTGATGCTTTTACAATTGTTCCAGAACTCATTCAAAAATTGAAAGAATTTAAAGCTTCGAACGCATAATTTTGTTAAATTGTGCCCCGGAAGGGCTGTCTAAATTTGGTACCTTACCTTGTTTAGACAGCCTTTTTTTATTAATTTAACATAAGTAGATTTAGTAAGTAGTTATAACCTTGGGATTTTTAATGCAGTATGAGCTTGGTACGTTTAAATATTAAAGGAATTTCCTATAGTCAAACACAAAATGGCGCTTATGCCCTAATATTGAATGAAGTAGAAGGCGACCGAAAACTCCCTATTGTTATCGGTGCTTTTGAAGCGCAATCTATTGCTATTGCGCTTGAAAAAGAAATAAAACCTCCTCGACCACTCACACATGATTTATTTAAGAATTTTGCAGATCGATTTGATATTACTGTTAAACAAGTAATAATCCACAAATTGGTGGACGGTGTTTTTTACTCCAGCATAATTTGTGAAAGGGATAAAATAGAAGAAATAATAGATGCCCGCACCAGTGATGCAATTGCCTTAGCACTTCGATTTAATGCGCCTATTTTTACTTACAAAAATATTTTAGAT harbors:
- a CDS encoding bifunctional nuclease family protein; its protein translation is MSLVRLNIKGISYSQTQNGAYALILNEVEGDRKLPIVIGAFEAQSIAIALEKEIKPPRPLTHDLFKNFADRFDITVKQVIIHKLVDGVFYSSIICERDKIEEIIDARTSDAIALALRFNAPIFTYKNILDKAGIYLTFTSKDEHQDEDSIVVDELVNPEKESPASDESYKKYSLSELYNMLDSAVTNEDYEKAAKIRDEISKRNK
- a CDS encoding electron transfer flavoprotein subunit alpha/FixB family protein: MMVLVYTETDNGKFKKASLEVASYAKALAEQLGTKATAMTINAENPAELGNYGIDSILAVSNEQITQFNAKAYAEIIKQAAKQTDAHIIVVSSSANAKYLAPLLAVNLEAGYASNVIALPTSTNPFVVKRTAFSNKAFNYTEINTPVKVIGLSGNSFGLKELKTEATITSFSVEISEADLSIKVTNIDKVSGKLTIADADIVVSGGRGLKGPENWGMIEELAEVLGAATACSKPVSDLGWRPHSEHVGQTGKPVATNLYIAIGISGAIQHLAGVNASKVKVVINSDPEAPFFKAADYGVVGDAFTIVPELIQKLKEFKASNA
- a CDS encoding electron transfer flavoprotein subunit beta/FixA family protein, translating into MKILVCISHVPDTTSKINFSNDDTQFDTNGVQFVINPNDEFGLTRAMWFKEKQGANVTVVNVGGPDTEPTLRKALAIGADEAIRVNATPTDGFYVAKQLAEIVQNGNYDLIIAGRESIDYNGGMVPGMLATLINANFVNMCIGLAVEGNSATVIREIDGGKETLQTSLPLVIGGQKGLVEESDLRIPNMRGIMMARQKQLTVVEPNNTLSETSSVKFEKPAPKGAVKLVSPDNLDELINLLHNEAKVI